The Apium graveolens cultivar Ventura chromosome 11, ASM990537v1, whole genome shotgun sequence genome has a window encoding:
- the LOC141698240 gene encoding uncharacterized protein LOC141698240 isoform X1 — MGSLCALEHEPLQYPIARRDESVVDNYHGVTVPDPYRWLEDPDSEEVKEFVQKQVKVTETVLNKCGTREKLRDNLTKLFDYPRYDVPFRKGDKYFYFHNSGLQPQRLLYMQDSLDGVPDVLLDPNGLSKDGTVSLSRCAVSQDAKYLAYGLSSSGSDWMNIKVMRIKDRMIEPDTLSWVKVSGISWTHDSKGFFYSRYPPPIEGKKSAAASKISAGTETNANLDHQLYYHFLGSDQSEDILCWRDPDNPKHTFIGSVTEDGQYVLLYIYENCDPVNKIYYCNLFDLPNGLQGQKGRDLLPFVKLVDNFDASYQYIANDNTEFTFLTNKDAQKYSLIRLGLEEPSIRIEVLQEAVNDVLESVVAVNGNQIIVTYLSDVKHVLQLRDLRTGTLLHHLPIDIGTVYNVSARRKDESLFIGFTSFLTPGVIYHCNLESGIPELKIFRETSVSTFDRTEFQVNQVFIPSKDGIMIPMFIVGGKKIVLDGSHPCLLYAYGGFSVSLTPSFNISRIALMKHLGIVYCLANIRGGGEYGEAWHKAGQLENKQSCFEDFISAAKYLVSAGYTQPKKLCIEGGSNGGILIGACINQRPDLFGCALAHAGVMDMLRFHKFTVGHTWTSEFGCSEKEEEFHWLIKYSPLHNVSRPWERSYQQAAQYPPTMLLTADHDDRVVPLHTLKLLATMQYVLCTSTSVKLQNNPIIGRIDSKSGHGCGRPTQKVIDETADRYSFMAKMLGATWVD; from the exons GCTCGAGGATCCTGATTCGGAGGAGGTGAAGGAGTTTGTGCAGAAACAGGTTAAGGTGACAGAAACAGTGCTTAACAAGTGCGGAACACGTGAAAAGCTTCGGGATAATTTAACCAAGTTATTCGATTATCCGAGGTACGATGTGCCTTTCAGGAAAGGGGACAAGTATTTCTACTTCCACAACTCCGGCCTTCAGCCACAAAGACTTCTCTACATGCAG GATAGTCTAGATGGAGTTCCAGATGTTTTGCTCGATCCAAATGGGCTCAGCAAGGATGGCACGGTTTCACTTAGCAGGTGTGCTGTTAGCCAGGATGCTAAGTACTTGGCATATGGTCTTAGTTCAAGTGGAAGCGACTGGATGAACATTAAAGTTATGAGAATTAAAGACAGGATGATTGAGCCTGATACTTTGTCATGG GTCAAGGTTTCAGGTATCAGTTGGACTCATGATAGCAAAGGATTTTTTTACAGTCGATATCCGCCTCCTAT AGAGGGAAAAAAGTCTGCTGCTGCATCAAAAATCAGTGCCGGGACAGAGACAAATGCTAATCTCGATCATCAGCTATATTATCATTTCTTAGGTTCTGATCAGTCTGAAGATATTTTGTGCTGGAGAGATCCTGATAACCCAAAGCATACATTTATAGGCTCAGTAACAGAGGATGGACAG TATGTTCTTCTGTATATCTACGAGAATTGTGACCCAGTAAATAAGATTTACTACTGCAACCTTTTTGATTTACCTAATGGACTTCAAGGCCAAAAGGGAAGGGATCTGCTTCCTTTTGTAAAGCTTGTTGACAATTTTGATGCAAGTTATCAATATATTGCAAATGACAACACTGAATTCACATTTCTGACAAATAAGGATGCTCAAAAGTACAGCCTTATTCGATTAGGACTGGAGGAACCAAGCATCAGAATTGAAGTACTACAAGAAGCTGTAAATGATGTTCTTGAGTCAGTTGTTGCAGTCAACGGTAATCAAATCATTGTAACTTATTTAAGTGATGTTAAGCATGTACTGCAGTTGAGGGACTTGAGAACAGGAACGTTGCTGCACCATCTTCCCATTGACATCGGCACTGTATATAATGTTAGTGCTCGTCGTAAAGATGAAAGTCTTTTTATTGGATTTACAAGCTTCCTTACACCTGGTGTTATATATCACTGCAACTTGGAAAGTGGGATACCCGAGTTGAAAATATTCCGTGAAACTTCGGTGTCTACATTTGACCGGACAGAGTTTCAGGTTAATCAG GTATTTATTCCCAGTAAAGATGGCATCATGATACCTATGTTTATAGTGGGTGGAAAGAAAATTGTACTGGATGGCTCACACCCTTGCTTACTATATGCATATGGAGGATTTAGTGTTAGTCTTACACCATCATTCAACATAAGCCGAATTGCTCTCATGAAGCATTTAGGTATAGTCTACTGCTTAGCCAATATACGCGGTGGTGGAGAGTATGGAGAAGCATGGCACAAAGCTGGACAACTGGAAAACAAGCAGAGTTGCTTTGAAGACTTCATTTCTGCTGCTAAGTATCTTGTATCTGCTGGTTATACTCAGCCCAAAAAGTTGTGTATCGAGGGTGGAAGCAATGGTGGCATTCTTATTGGGGCTTGCATTAATCAG AGACCTGATCTATTTGGCTGTGCACTTGCCCATGCTGGTGTCATGGACATGCTTAGATTTCACAAGTTCACTGTAG GCCATACTTGGACTTCAGAATTTGGCTGTTCTGAAAAGGAAGAAGAGTTCCACTGGCTAATCAA GTACTCACCATTGCATAATGTAAGTCGACCATGGGAACGTTCTTATCAGCAAGCTGCCCAGTACCCACCTACAATGTTATTGACGGCTGATCATGATGATCGAGTTGTGCCTTTACATACCTTGAAACTTTTGGCG ACCATGCAATATGTCCTATGCACAAGTACATCAGTAAAACTTCAAAATAACCCAATTATTGGAAGAATTGATAGCAAATCTGGCCATGGATGTGGACGCCCAACACAGAAAGTG ATTGATGAAACTGCAGATAGGTATAGCTTCATGGCTAAGATGCTAGGCGCGACCTGGGTTGATTAG
- the LOC141698240 gene encoding uncharacterized protein LOC141698240 isoform X3: MGSLCALEHEPLQYPIARRDESVVDNYHGVTVPDPYRWLEDPDSEEVKEFVQKQVKVTETVLNKCGTREKLRDNLTKLFDYPRYDVPFRKGDKYFYFHNSGLQPQRLLYMQDSLDGVPDVLLDPNGLSKDGTVSLSRCAVSQDAKYLAYGLSSSGSDWMNIKVMRIKDRMIEPDTLSWVKVSGISWTHDSKGFFYSRYPPPIEGKKSAAASKISAGTETNANLDHQLYYHFLGSDQSEDILCWRDPDNPKHTFIGSVTEDGQYVLLYIYENCDPVNKIYYCNLFDLPNGLQGQKGRDLLPFVKLVDNFDASYQYIANDNTEFTFLTNKDAQKYSLIRLGLEEPSIRIEVLQEAVNDVLESVVAVNGNQIIVTYLSDVKHVLQLRDLRTGTLLHHLPIDIGTVYNVSARRKDESLFIGFTSFLTPGVIYHCNLESGIPELKIFRETSVSTFDRTEFQVNQVFIPSKDGIMIPMFIVGGKKIVLDGSHPCLLYAYGGFSVSLTPSFNISRIALMKHLGIVYCLANIRGGGEYGEAWHKAGQLENKQSCFEDFISAAKYLVSAGYTQPKKLCIEGGSNGGILIGACINQAILGLQNLAVLKRKKSSTG; encoded by the exons GCTCGAGGATCCTGATTCGGAGGAGGTGAAGGAGTTTGTGCAGAAACAGGTTAAGGTGACAGAAACAGTGCTTAACAAGTGCGGAACACGTGAAAAGCTTCGGGATAATTTAACCAAGTTATTCGATTATCCGAGGTACGATGTGCCTTTCAGGAAAGGGGACAAGTATTTCTACTTCCACAACTCCGGCCTTCAGCCACAAAGACTTCTCTACATGCAG GATAGTCTAGATGGAGTTCCAGATGTTTTGCTCGATCCAAATGGGCTCAGCAAGGATGGCACGGTTTCACTTAGCAGGTGTGCTGTTAGCCAGGATGCTAAGTACTTGGCATATGGTCTTAGTTCAAGTGGAAGCGACTGGATGAACATTAAAGTTATGAGAATTAAAGACAGGATGATTGAGCCTGATACTTTGTCATGG GTCAAGGTTTCAGGTATCAGTTGGACTCATGATAGCAAAGGATTTTTTTACAGTCGATATCCGCCTCCTAT AGAGGGAAAAAAGTCTGCTGCTGCATCAAAAATCAGTGCCGGGACAGAGACAAATGCTAATCTCGATCATCAGCTATATTATCATTTCTTAGGTTCTGATCAGTCTGAAGATATTTTGTGCTGGAGAGATCCTGATAACCCAAAGCATACATTTATAGGCTCAGTAACAGAGGATGGACAG TATGTTCTTCTGTATATCTACGAGAATTGTGACCCAGTAAATAAGATTTACTACTGCAACCTTTTTGATTTACCTAATGGACTTCAAGGCCAAAAGGGAAGGGATCTGCTTCCTTTTGTAAAGCTTGTTGACAATTTTGATGCAAGTTATCAATATATTGCAAATGACAACACTGAATTCACATTTCTGACAAATAAGGATGCTCAAAAGTACAGCCTTATTCGATTAGGACTGGAGGAACCAAGCATCAGAATTGAAGTACTACAAGAAGCTGTAAATGATGTTCTTGAGTCAGTTGTTGCAGTCAACGGTAATCAAATCATTGTAACTTATTTAAGTGATGTTAAGCATGTACTGCAGTTGAGGGACTTGAGAACAGGAACGTTGCTGCACCATCTTCCCATTGACATCGGCACTGTATATAATGTTAGTGCTCGTCGTAAAGATGAAAGTCTTTTTATTGGATTTACAAGCTTCCTTACACCTGGTGTTATATATCACTGCAACTTGGAAAGTGGGATACCCGAGTTGAAAATATTCCGTGAAACTTCGGTGTCTACATTTGACCGGACAGAGTTTCAGGTTAATCAG GTATTTATTCCCAGTAAAGATGGCATCATGATACCTATGTTTATAGTGGGTGGAAAGAAAATTGTACTGGATGGCTCACACCCTTGCTTACTATATGCATATGGAGGATTTAGTGTTAGTCTTACACCATCATTCAACATAAGCCGAATTGCTCTCATGAAGCATTTAGGTATAGTCTACTGCTTAGCCAATATACGCGGTGGTGGAGAGTATGGAGAAGCATGGCACAAAGCTGGACAACTGGAAAACAAGCAGAGTTGCTTTGAAGACTTCATTTCTGCTGCTAAGTATCTTGTATCTGCTGGTTATACTCAGCCCAAAAAGTTGTGTATCGAGGGTGGAAGCAATGGTGGCATTCTTATTGGGGCTTGCATTAATCAG GCCATACTTGGACTTCAGAATTTGGCTGTTCTGAAAAGGAAGAAGAGTTCCACTGGCTAA
- the LOC141698240 gene encoding uncharacterized protein LOC141698240 isoform X2, translating to MCLSGKGTSISTSTTPAFSHKDFSTCSLDGVPDVLLDPNGLSKDGTVSLSRCAVSQDAKYLAYGLSSSGSDWMNIKVMRIKDRMIEPDTLSWVKVSGISWTHDSKGFFYSRYPPPIEGKKSAAASKISAGTETNANLDHQLYYHFLGSDQSEDILCWRDPDNPKHTFIGSVTEDGQYVLLYIYENCDPVNKIYYCNLFDLPNGLQGQKGRDLLPFVKLVDNFDASYQYIANDNTEFTFLTNKDAQKYSLIRLGLEEPSIRIEVLQEAVNDVLESVVAVNGNQIIVTYLSDVKHVLQLRDLRTGTLLHHLPIDIGTVYNVSARRKDESLFIGFTSFLTPGVIYHCNLESGIPELKIFRETSVSTFDRTEFQVNQVFIPSKDGIMIPMFIVGGKKIVLDGSHPCLLYAYGGFSVSLTPSFNISRIALMKHLGIVYCLANIRGGGEYGEAWHKAGQLENKQSCFEDFISAAKYLVSAGYTQPKKLCIEGGSNGGILIGACINQRPDLFGCALAHAGVMDMLRFHKFTVGHTWTSEFGCSEKEEEFHWLIKYSPLHNVSRPWERSYQQAAQYPPTMLLTADHDDRVVPLHTLKLLATMQYVLCTSTSVKLQNNPIIGRIDSKSGHGCGRPTQKVIDETADRYSFMAKMLGATWVD from the exons ATGTGCCTTTCAGGAAAGGGGACAAGTATTTCTACTTCCACAACTCCGGCCTTCAGCCACAAAGACTTCTCTACATGCAG TCTAGATGGAGTTCCAGATGTTTTGCTCGATCCAAATGGGCTCAGCAAGGATGGCACGGTTTCACTTAGCAGGTGTGCTGTTAGCCAGGATGCTAAGTACTTGGCATATGGTCTTAGTTCAAGTGGAAGCGACTGGATGAACATTAAAGTTATGAGAATTAAAGACAGGATGATTGAGCCTGATACTTTGTCATGG GTCAAGGTTTCAGGTATCAGTTGGACTCATGATAGCAAAGGATTTTTTTACAGTCGATATCCGCCTCCTAT AGAGGGAAAAAAGTCTGCTGCTGCATCAAAAATCAGTGCCGGGACAGAGACAAATGCTAATCTCGATCATCAGCTATATTATCATTTCTTAGGTTCTGATCAGTCTGAAGATATTTTGTGCTGGAGAGATCCTGATAACCCAAAGCATACATTTATAGGCTCAGTAACAGAGGATGGACAG TATGTTCTTCTGTATATCTACGAGAATTGTGACCCAGTAAATAAGATTTACTACTGCAACCTTTTTGATTTACCTAATGGACTTCAAGGCCAAAAGGGAAGGGATCTGCTTCCTTTTGTAAAGCTTGTTGACAATTTTGATGCAAGTTATCAATATATTGCAAATGACAACACTGAATTCACATTTCTGACAAATAAGGATGCTCAAAAGTACAGCCTTATTCGATTAGGACTGGAGGAACCAAGCATCAGAATTGAAGTACTACAAGAAGCTGTAAATGATGTTCTTGAGTCAGTTGTTGCAGTCAACGGTAATCAAATCATTGTAACTTATTTAAGTGATGTTAAGCATGTACTGCAGTTGAGGGACTTGAGAACAGGAACGTTGCTGCACCATCTTCCCATTGACATCGGCACTGTATATAATGTTAGTGCTCGTCGTAAAGATGAAAGTCTTTTTATTGGATTTACAAGCTTCCTTACACCTGGTGTTATATATCACTGCAACTTGGAAAGTGGGATACCCGAGTTGAAAATATTCCGTGAAACTTCGGTGTCTACATTTGACCGGACAGAGTTTCAGGTTAATCAG GTATTTATTCCCAGTAAAGATGGCATCATGATACCTATGTTTATAGTGGGTGGAAAGAAAATTGTACTGGATGGCTCACACCCTTGCTTACTATATGCATATGGAGGATTTAGTGTTAGTCTTACACCATCATTCAACATAAGCCGAATTGCTCTCATGAAGCATTTAGGTATAGTCTACTGCTTAGCCAATATACGCGGTGGTGGAGAGTATGGAGAAGCATGGCACAAAGCTGGACAACTGGAAAACAAGCAGAGTTGCTTTGAAGACTTCATTTCTGCTGCTAAGTATCTTGTATCTGCTGGTTATACTCAGCCCAAAAAGTTGTGTATCGAGGGTGGAAGCAATGGTGGCATTCTTATTGGGGCTTGCATTAATCAG AGACCTGATCTATTTGGCTGTGCACTTGCCCATGCTGGTGTCATGGACATGCTTAGATTTCACAAGTTCACTGTAG GCCATACTTGGACTTCAGAATTTGGCTGTTCTGAAAAGGAAGAAGAGTTCCACTGGCTAATCAA GTACTCACCATTGCATAATGTAAGTCGACCATGGGAACGTTCTTATCAGCAAGCTGCCCAGTACCCACCTACAATGTTATTGACGGCTGATCATGATGATCGAGTTGTGCCTTTACATACCTTGAAACTTTTGGCG ACCATGCAATATGTCCTATGCACAAGTACATCAGTAAAACTTCAAAATAACCCAATTATTGGAAGAATTGATAGCAAATCTGGCCATGGATGTGGACGCCCAACACAGAAAGTG ATTGATGAAACTGCAGATAGGTATAGCTTCATGGCTAAGATGCTAGGCGCGACCTGGGTTGATTAG